In Mytilus edulis chromosome 6, xbMytEdul2.2, whole genome shotgun sequence, the following proteins share a genomic window:
- the LOC139526052 gene encoding uncharacterized protein, with protein MVCLSAVTLIACFVSISIVMQGVYAQDDPPCADTGINNCQMSYDGAVGIAEGNKKMICSAAKTYLDCLNQVVTDCKLKPSDVSQTIAPGKQALSDNKCGSGNSAGSLVFNLVAMVSGLIFYKLF; from the exons ATGGTGTGCCTGTCTGCCGTAACTTTAATTGCCTGTTTTGTATCTATTAGTATAGTCATGCAAG GAGTTTACGCCCAGGATGATCCACCGTGTGCTGATACAGGAATAAATAATTGCCAAATGAGTTACGACGGTGCGGTAGGAATAGCAGAAGGAAACAAGAAGATGATATGCAG tgCAGCGAAAACCTATCTGGATTGTTTGAATCAGGTTGTTACTGACTGCAAATTGAAGCCTTCTGATGTAAGCCAAACAATTGCTCCTGGCAAACAGGCCCTTTCTGATAATAAATGTGGAAGCG GAAATAGTGCTGGAAGTCTTGTTTTCAACTTGGTTGCAATGGTTTCGGGACTAATATTTTATAAACTGTTTTAG